One genomic segment of Acidobacteriota bacterium includes these proteins:
- the groL gene encoding chaperonin GroEL (60 kDa chaperone family; promotes refolding of misfolded polypeptides especially under stressful conditions; forms two stacked rings of heptamers to form a barrel-shaped 14mer; ends can be capped by GroES; misfolded proteins enter the barrel where they are refolded when GroES binds) has product MAAKEVTHGEEARRALIRGVNILANAVKITLGPKGRNVVLEKKFGSPVITKDGVTVAKEVELEGLEKVGASMLREVASKTSDVAGDGTTTATVLAQAIIREGVKTVAAGANPMAIKRGIDQAVGAAVWEIRKLSTEIKGEMIAQVGSISANNDSTIGDIIAEAMRKVGKDGVITVEEAKSIETSLEVVEGMQFDRGYLSPYFVTDPDRMESILDDAFVLLHEKKISSMKDLLPLLEQVAKTGKPFIVVAEDVEGEALATLVVNKLRGTLHGCAVKAPGFGDRRKAMLEDIAILTGGKVISEDLGIKLENVRIEDLGRAKKVTVDKDNTTIVEGAGNQPDIAGRVKQIRSQIEETTSDYDREKLQERLAKLVGGVAVIKVGAATETELKEKKARVEDAMHATKAAAEEGIVPGGGVAFIRALAGLKNMKLPDSDEQTGVNIVRRALEEPVRQIAQNAGHEGAVIVGRVRESDESNFGFNADSEEFVDLVDAGVIDPTMVARTALQNASSIASLLLTTEALITEIPEEEKPAPPSPHGDMGGMY; this is encoded by the coding sequence ATGGCAGCAAAAGAAGTCACTCACGGCGAGGAGGCGCGACGAGCCCTGATTCGGGGTGTCAACATCCTGGCCAACGCGGTCAAGATCACATTGGGTCCCAAGGGCCGGAACGTGGTCCTGGAGAAGAAGTTCGGTTCCCCCGTCATCACCAAGGACGGGGTGACGGTCGCCAAGGAAGTCGAGCTGGAAGGGTTGGAGAAGGTCGGAGCCTCCATGCTCCGCGAGGTGGCCAGCAAGACCAGCGACGTGGCCGGCGACGGGACCACCACCGCCACCGTCCTGGCCCAGGCCATCATTCGAGAGGGCGTGAAGACCGTGGCCGCGGGCGCCAACCCCATGGCCATCAAGCGAGGAATCGATCAGGCCGTCGGCGCGGCCGTATGGGAAATCCGGAAGCTCTCCACCGAGATCAAGGGCGAGATGATCGCCCAGGTGGGTTCCATCTCGGCCAACAACGACAGCACCATCGGCGATATCATCGCCGAGGCCATGAGAAAAGTGGGCAAGGACGGCGTCATCACCGTGGAAGAGGCCAAGTCCATCGAGACCTCCCTGGAGGTGGTCGAGGGGATGCAGTTCGACCGCGGCTACCTTTCCCCCTATTTCGTGACCGACCCGGACCGGATGGAGTCCATCCTTGACGACGCCTTCGTCCTGCTGCACGAGAAGAAGATCAGCTCCATGAAGGACCTGCTGCCTCTGCTGGAGCAGGTGGCCAAGACGGGCAAGCCCTTCATCGTGGTGGCCGAGGACGTGGAGGGTGAGGCGCTGGCGACCCTGGTGGTCAACAAGCTTCGCGGCACCCTGCATGGCTGCGCGGTCAAGGCTCCCGGTTTCGGCGACCGGCGCAAGGCCATGCTGGAGGACATCGCCATCCTCACCGGCGGCAAGGTGATCTCCGAAGACCTGGGCATCAAGCTGGAGAACGTCCGGATCGAGGATTTGGGCCGGGCCAAGAAGGTGACGGTGGACAAGGACAACACCACCATCGTCGAAGGCGCCGGAAACCAGCCGGACATCGCCGGCCGCGTGAAGCAGATCCGCAGCCAGATCGAAGAGACCACCTCCGACTACGACCGGGAGAAGCTCCAGGAGCGCCTGGCCAAGCTGGTCGGCGGGGTCGCGGTGATCAAGGTGGGCGCCGCCACCGAAACCGAGCTCAAGGAGAAGAAGGCCCGCGTCGAGGACGCCATGCACGCCACCAAGGCGGCCGCGGAAGAGGGGATCGTCCCCGGCGGCGGAGTGGCCTTCATCCGTGCTCTCGCCGGCCTGAAGAACATGAAGCTGCCGGACTCGGACGAGCAGACCGGCGTGAACATCGTGCGCCGGGCCCTGGAAGAGCCGGTGCGCCAGATCGCCCAGAACGCGGGCCACGAAGGCGCCGTCATCGTGGGCCGGGTCCGGGAATCGGACGAGTCCAACTTCGGTTTCAACGCCGACTCGGAAGAGTTCGTCGATCTGGTCGATGCCGGTGTCATCGATCCCACCATGGTGGCGCGGACGGCGCTGCAGAACGCATCGTCCATCGCCAGCCTGTTGCTCACCACCGAGGCCCTCATCACCGAGATCCCGGAGGAGGAGAAGCCGGCTCCGCCGTCCCCTCACGGCGACATGGGCGGCATGTATTAA
- the groES gene encoding co-chaperone GroES, with protein sequence MSIKPLQDRILIRRIEAEEAFRGGIVIPDTAKEKPQEGEIVAVGDGKVLDNGQRQPMSVSVGDRVLFGKYAGTEVTLDDEEYLIMREDEVLGILEG encoded by the coding sequence ATGTCAATCAAGCCATTGCAGGACCGGATACTGATCAGGCGCATCGAGGCGGAAGAAGCGTTCCGCGGGGGCATCGTCATTCCCGATACGGCGAAGGAGAAGCCTCAGGAGGGTGAGATTGTGGCGGTCGGCGACGGAAAGGTCCTCGACAACGGCCAGCGTCAGCCCATGTCGGTCTCGGTTGGCGACCGGGTCCTTTTCGGGAAGTACGCCGGAACCGAGGTCACCCTGGACGACGAAGAATACCTGATCATGCGCGAGGACGAAGTCCTGGGCATCCTGGAGGGCTAG
- a CDS encoding phosphoribosylaminoimidazolesuccinocarboxamide synthase — MRTLDLKGVTKVNRGKVREIFGLDSQLLLVATDRISAFDVVLPTVIPNKGKVLNQLSAFWFSLLGDLVDNHMVSISVREFPRQLHPFQEQLRGRSMLVRRCNPLPVECVVRGFMAGSGWKEYQVDGTICGIPLPPGLGESDELPEPIFTPATKAKTGHDENITFERCVDIIGEELACRVRDLSLAIYSRARDYALERGIIICDTKFEFGLDGSDLLLIDEVLTPDSSRFWPAESYQPGGSQPSFDKQYVRDYLETLDWDKTPPGPTLPDGIASATSDRYLEAFLRLTGEHLKTS; from the coding sequence ATGAGGACCCTGGATCTCAAAGGCGTAACCAAAGTGAACCGTGGCAAGGTTCGCGAAATCTTCGGCTTGGACAGCCAGTTGCTGCTGGTGGCGACCGACCGAATATCGGCATTCGACGTGGTGCTTCCCACCGTGATTCCCAACAAGGGAAAGGTTCTGAACCAACTTTCCGCATTCTGGTTCTCCTTGTTGGGCGACCTGGTGGACAATCACATGGTGTCGATCTCGGTACGGGAGTTTCCGCGCCAACTGCATCCTTTCCAAGAGCAACTCCGCGGCCGGTCCATGCTGGTTCGCCGGTGCAATCCGCTGCCCGTCGAGTGCGTGGTGCGGGGCTTCATGGCGGGATCAGGCTGGAAGGAGTACCAGGTCGACGGCACCATCTGCGGCATCCCGCTCCCCCCGGGCTTGGGCGAATCGGACGAACTCCCCGAGCCCATTTTCACTCCGGCGACCAAGGCCAAGACGGGCCACGACGAGAACATCACGTTCGAGAGGTGCGTGGACATCATCGGTGAGGAACTGGCCTGCCGAGTTCGGGATTTGAGTCTCGCCATCTACAGCCGCGCCCGGGACTACGCCCTGGAACGAGGCATCATAATTTGCGACACGAAGTTCGAGTTCGGATTGGACGGTTCCGACCTGCTTCTCATCGACGAGGTGCTGACTCCCGATTCGTCGCGCTTCTGGCCGGCCGAGTCGTACCAGCCGGGAGGATCTCAACCTTCCTTCGACAAGCAATATGTCCGGGATTACCTGGAGACGCTGGATTGGGACAAGACCCCGCCGGGTCCCACGCTCCCGGACGGTATCGCGTCGGCCACCTCGGATCGCTATCTTGAGGCGTTTCTTCGGCTCACCGGCGAGCACCTGAAGACAAGTTGA
- a CDS encoding PHP domain-containing protein produces MKVFADLHIHSRHSSDGEWTVPQIFAEARRVGLDVFSISDHDTVAALEEAFMLAADFPGEYLANVEVSVRHRGMGFHLLAPLVDWHDRPLLDLLARIRLSRVRQNEARVGLLRALGFDISYEEVREALGPVAGTGPAIASVVLSKASNRNHALVRQIPSGSKLSPEIDFYKFFFLPGGPAFAAKETVSLPQAIETVRAAGGVPVLAHPGQKSGVVDERWIRSAREMGMEGIEAYSSYHTGETCRYYEEIARRLDLVVTSGSDFHGRVKPQVAFGDVPRSPAELVDRLKERRERVAHG; encoded by the coding sequence TTGAAGGTTTTTGCCGACCTTCACATCCATTCCCGCCACTCCAGCGACGGGGAATGGACCGTGCCGCAAATATTCGCCGAGGCCCGGCGGGTGGGCCTCGACGTCTTCTCCATCTCGGACCACGATACCGTGGCTGCTCTGGAAGAGGCGTTCATGCTGGCCGCGGACTTTCCGGGAGAGTACCTGGCCAACGTCGAGGTCAGCGTCCGGCACCGGGGGATGGGATTCCATCTGCTTGCCCCTCTGGTGGACTGGCACGACCGCCCGCTTCTGGACCTGCTGGCCCGCATCCGGTTGAGCCGGGTTCGGCAGAACGAGGCCCGGGTCGGCCTGCTCCGCGCTCTCGGGTTCGACATTAGCTATGAAGAAGTGCGGGAAGCTCTGGGGCCGGTTGCAGGGACCGGTCCCGCCATCGCCTCGGTCGTCCTTTCCAAGGCATCGAACCGCAACCACGCCCTGGTCCGACAGATCCCGTCCGGCAGCAAGCTCAGTCCGGAGATCGACTTCTACAAGTTCTTCTTTCTTCCCGGCGGCCCGGCTTTCGCCGCCAAAGAGACGGTTTCCCTTCCCCAAGCGATCGAGACGGTCCGGGCTGCGGGAGGAGTTCCGGTTCTGGCCCACCCGGGCCAGAAGAGCGGCGTGGTTGACGAGCGTTGGATACGGAGCGCAAGGGAGATGGGAATGGAGGGCATCGAGGCGTACAGCTCCTACCATACCGGGGAGACTTGTCGATACTACGAGGAGATCGCTCGCCGGTTGGATCTGGTGGTCACTTCGGGAAGCGATTTCCACGGCCGTGTCAAACCCCAGGTCGCGTTCGGAGACGTTCCCCGGAGTCCCGCCGAATTAGTGGATCGTCTGAAGGAACGCCGCGAGAGGGTGGCCCATGGGTGA
- a CDS encoding CvpA family protein, which translates to MGDLKILDILALAIVAISFVTALVKGLVRELIALAAAISGLLLAVYYFAAVSPLLERMGVGTLLSELLAFVGIFLGCIIAGALLSSLLNRFISALNMKWIDRLLGGVFGLLRGWLIVAVIFLALTVFPIRNDLVSGTVTGEYFLVVTRKLVELSAPPSFRERFQMEYERIYRYWLQRGADKKS; encoded by the coding sequence ATGGGTGATCTCAAGATCCTGGATATCCTGGCCCTTGCCATCGTGGCCATCTCGTTCGTCACCGCCTTGGTGAAGGGGCTGGTCCGGGAGCTGATCGCCCTGGCGGCTGCGATTTCGGGCCTCCTGCTCGCCGTCTACTACTTTGCCGCCGTGTCGCCGCTGTTGGAACGCATGGGGGTCGGCACGCTCCTGTCGGAACTCCTGGCCTTCGTGGGCATCTTCCTGGGCTGCATCATTGCCGGGGCTCTACTGTCATCCTTGCTGAACCGTTTCATTTCCGCTCTGAACATGAAGTGGATCGATCGTCTCCTGGGAGGAGTTTTCGGTCTGCTCAGAGGATGGTTGATCGTGGCCGTGATCTTTCTGGCCCTGACCGTCTTCCCCATCAGGAACGATCTTGTGAGCGGCACCGTGACAGGCGAGTACTTTCTCGTGGTGACCCGGAAGCTCGTGGAGCTCTCGGCTCCACCGTCCTTTCGGGAGCGGTTTCAGATGGAGTACGAGCGAATCTACCGGTACTGGCTACAGCGGGGCGCCGACAAGAAATCGTGA
- the smc gene encoding chromosome segregation protein SMC, with the protein MPRLDSLEILGFKSFANRTRVLFEDGITIVVGPNGCGKSNLTDALSWVLGMVGAHRLRGRRMDDFIFNGTSRRRPSGMMEATLTLSREEETPIAFNGLEADGPTVSIARRLYRSGDSAYFINGSRCRLKDVEALVERIGLGLGSYALIRQGRVERFLNSGSLDRRAIIEEAAGIGGYKARRRNAELKLEMARQNLLRIDDILSEVERQLRSLKRQAAKARRHKALKEEFRDVQQRRFSFKAHEIVISLAEVEAAQARLGPALTEVTAEIRNRERILQEISERMEVLENRLSELREESTGARVKLDRTRNSIRFCGQQIESTRRLLDTHGRNRDELLKSLEAGESEVRSLRAEDAVLKEQRPLVRSRLTHRTQVADECKARLEAAERRVEHLRARHLEVSGELTRLRNARDRAFQRVESIRTQRSRLERERAGHESGMTQARERLQERQLTGSRRREEAGAVRDRLETNEEERRNLERELAQVRDELAEAREGWIAGRGRLQSLEELEISHSLYSEGVGKALRHLRNSSVPVSGTLADFARISPEFENLVEQFLQQELEFVLVDSFQQAVGGVSELKALDGGRCTFLSLKANGFSEPVQNGGKELAAEEGVVGTLGDLLTLEAPVRKAFRRVLPERADAVVVSDLDSAFALSHRYPSRTFLTVHGEALAPGGLLSVSRAGRPGGGLLSFRREKADLEKNLVRAKARVNRLTRREEELRALTRETLRVARKFQQTLHQTEKDVLQQELEEEQARRDLEHHRRALEVLAFEETQLRKEESSEHDGAQAASRNLTGKEDLAGQFDAELAEAKELVTQARSQFSESRERLHRAATEERVIEEKARSVEDSLSRSESRLESLALRLDETETQKTDGEERLKTLTLELEDLEKTFETCRAEAVRLSSAEANDRQEYEEYRSDRRSLETRLQELRQKQQHLQEEGSDKEVRRARLETHLENLGRQCREDLQEPLESIMEKVTPGEDDAGISDRYRELRSRLEKFGPVNMTALEQYQDNEERHSYLSRQREDLNTSIADTTRAIQEINRHSRAKFRKAFDAVNTHLHETFRQLFDGGTSGMKLIDEEDLLESGIDLFAQPPGKKVQYLSQLSGGEQTLTGVAFLVALFRYRPSRFCVLDEVDAALDDTNVERFVRLIRDMSHDTQFILVSHNKRTIEMADSLYGVTMEEPGISQVLAVRLTEAKTLAE; encoded by the coding sequence ATGCCGCGTCTGGATTCGCTGGAAATACTGGGTTTCAAGTCATTCGCCAACCGGACCCGCGTGTTGTTCGAAGACGGGATCACCATCGTCGTCGGACCCAACGGCTGCGGCAAGTCCAATCTGACCGACGCCCTCTCCTGGGTGCTTGGAATGGTCGGCGCCCACCGCCTTCGCGGCCGGAGGATGGATGATTTCATCTTCAACGGGACCAGCAGGCGGCGTCCATCGGGAATGATGGAGGCCACACTGACCCTTTCCCGGGAAGAGGAGACGCCCATTGCCTTCAATGGTCTCGAAGCGGACGGGCCCACCGTTTCCATCGCCCGCAGGCTCTACCGGTCCGGCGACAGCGCCTATTTCATCAATGGAAGCCGCTGCCGATTGAAAGACGTCGAGGCTCTGGTGGAACGTATCGGCCTCGGGCTCGGTTCCTATGCTCTGATCCGCCAGGGCCGGGTGGAGCGGTTCCTCAACTCGGGATCTCTGGACCGCCGCGCCATCATCGAGGAAGCCGCGGGAATCGGAGGGTACAAGGCCCGCCGCCGGAATGCTGAACTCAAGCTGGAAATGGCTCGCCAGAACCTGCTTCGCATCGACGACATCCTGAGCGAGGTGGAGCGCCAGCTCCGGTCCCTCAAACGGCAGGCGGCCAAGGCCCGGCGGCACAAGGCGTTGAAGGAGGAGTTCCGGGATGTCCAGCAGCGGCGTTTCAGCTTCAAGGCGCACGAGATCGTCATCAGCCTTGCCGAAGTGGAAGCGGCACAGGCCCGTCTGGGGCCGGCACTGACCGAAGTGACCGCGGAGATCCGGAATCGGGAACGGATCCTCCAGGAGATCTCCGAACGAATGGAGGTTCTGGAAAACAGGCTCTCGGAGTTGAGAGAGGAAAGTACCGGCGCGCGGGTGAAACTTGACCGGACTCGGAATTCGATCCGCTTTTGCGGCCAGCAGATCGAATCGACACGACGGCTTTTGGACACACACGGCCGGAACCGGGACGAGTTGCTCAAGTCACTGGAAGCGGGCGAGTCGGAAGTCCGGAGCCTCCGGGCGGAAGACGCGGTGTTGAAGGAACAACGGCCGCTGGTGCGCAGCCGCCTCACCCATCGCACGCAGGTGGCGGACGAATGCAAGGCTCGGCTGGAAGCAGCGGAGCGGAGAGTCGAGCATCTCCGAGCCCGCCATCTGGAAGTCTCGGGCGAGCTGACCCGGTTGCGGAATGCCAGAGACCGGGCCTTCCAGCGCGTGGAATCGATCAGGACTCAACGGTCCCGTCTGGAACGGGAGCGGGCGGGACACGAATCGGGAATGACGCAGGCTCGGGAACGGCTTCAGGAGCGGCAACTGACCGGTTCCCGCCGCCGTGAGGAGGCGGGCGCAGTCCGGGACCGTCTGGAGACCAATGAGGAGGAACGGCGGAACCTGGAGAGAGAGCTGGCGCAAGTTCGGGATGAGCTGGCTGAGGCTCGTGAAGGATGGATCGCCGGGCGGGGACGGCTTCAATCCTTGGAGGAATTGGAAATCAGCCACTCGCTCTACAGCGAGGGAGTGGGCAAGGCCCTGCGGCATCTCCGCAACAGTTCGGTGCCCGTGTCGGGAACGTTGGCCGACTTTGCCCGGATCAGTCCTGAATTCGAAAATCTGGTGGAACAGTTCCTGCAGCAGGAACTGGAGTTCGTACTGGTGGATTCCTTTCAACAGGCGGTGGGCGGTGTTTCCGAACTCAAGGCGCTGGACGGCGGACGATGCACCTTCTTGAGCTTGAAGGCCAACGGGTTTTCGGAGCCGGTCCAAAACGGCGGTAAGGAACTCGCGGCCGAGGAGGGGGTGGTGGGGACCCTTGGGGATCTCCTGACCTTGGAGGCGCCGGTCCGCAAGGCGTTTCGCCGGGTCCTCCCCGAGCGGGCGGATGCGGTGGTGGTGTCCGATCTGGACAGTGCCTTTGCGCTCTCTCACCGCTATCCGTCGAGAACGTTTCTCACCGTCCACGGCGAAGCCCTGGCGCCGGGTGGGCTGCTCTCGGTGAGCCGGGCCGGCCGGCCCGGAGGCGGCCTGCTCTCCTTTCGTCGGGAGAAGGCCGATCTGGAGAAGAACCTGGTCCGGGCGAAGGCCCGGGTGAACCGGCTGACCCGGCGCGAAGAGGAGCTGCGGGCACTCACCCGGGAGACGTTGAGGGTCGCCCGCAAGTTCCAGCAAACGCTTCATCAGACGGAGAAGGACGTTCTTCAACAGGAGTTGGAGGAGGAACAGGCCCGGCGCGACCTGGAGCATCATCGCCGAGCCTTGGAGGTCTTGGCATTCGAGGAGACTCAACTCCGAAAAGAGGAATCGAGCGAGCACGATGGCGCGCAGGCTGCGTCCAGGAACCTGACCGGCAAGGAGGATCTGGCCGGACAGTTCGATGCCGAGCTGGCTGAAGCGAAGGAGTTGGTGACACAGGCACGAAGCCAGTTCTCTGAATCGCGGGAACGACTGCACCGAGCCGCCACGGAGGAAAGGGTAATCGAGGAAAAGGCCAGATCCGTCGAGGACTCCCTTTCCAGATCTGAAAGCCGCCTGGAGTCTCTGGCGTTACGGCTCGACGAAACGGAGACTCAGAAGACGGACGGGGAGGAGCGGCTGAAAACATTGACCCTGGAACTGGAGGATCTGGAGAAAACCTTCGAGACCTGTCGAGCGGAGGCCGTTCGGCTGTCGAGCGCCGAAGCCAACGACCGGCAGGAGTATGAGGAATACCGGAGCGACCGGCGAAGTCTCGAGACCCGGCTTCAGGAACTGCGGCAAAAACAGCAGCACCTTCAGGAGGAGGGTTCCGACAAGGAGGTCCGGAGGGCCCGATTGGAAACCCACTTGGAGAATCTGGGCCGGCAATGCCGGGAAGACCTCCAGGAACCGCTCGAATCGATCATGGAGAAGGTGACTCCGGGTGAGGACGACGCCGGGATCTCCGACCGTTACCGGGAACTCAGGTCCAGGCTGGAAAAATTCGGTCCGGTCAACATGACGGCCCTGGAACAGTATCAGGACAACGAGGAGCGGCACAGCTATCTCAGCCGGCAGAGGGAGGACCTGAACACGTCCATCGCCGATACGACCAGGGCGATCCAGGAAATCAACCGCCACAGCCGGGCGAAGTTCAGGAAGGCCTTCGACGCCGTCAACACCCACTTGCACGAGACCTTCCGCCAGTTGTTCGACGGCGGAACCAGTGGCATGAAACTGATCGACGAAGAGGACCTGCTGGAGAGCGGCATCGACCTCTTTGCACAACCGCCCGGCAAGAAGGTGCAGTACCTCTCTCAACTCTCGGGTGGAGAACAGACGCTTACCGGCGTTGCTTTTCTGGTGGCTCTTTTCAGGTACCGTCCCAGCCGGTTCTGCGTCCTGGACGAAGTCGACGCCGCTCTGGACGACACCAACGTGGAGCGATTCGTGCGCCTGATCCGGGACATGTCCCACGACACCCAGTTCATCCTCGTGAGCCACAACAAGCGGACCATCGAAATGGCCGATTCACTCTACGGGGTCACGATGGAAGAACCCGGGATCTCCCAGGTGTTGGCGGTGCGCCTCACGGAAGCCAAGACCCTGGCCGAGTAG
- a CDS encoding FAD:protein FMN transferase, producing MPAAVLQRLLATAFLCGASSLPALAVPDLIPVRRQVVVMGTLCTLNVFASDRASGIDRCEGYLRLLEETNRQLSTWETESELSRLNRHPIGVPYPVTPSLCRLYGELIQWNQWTDSAFDPAIGALANAYRSLSTDRSGFQERLERARRSSGMRHLEFRRDDCSVVRRAGVLLDPGAFGKGEALDRVRRLAGSRGDPPWLIDLGGQIMTWGTPPGQTGWQVEIADPHRRKEGALSVRVIGGSLATSGGSERDTRAGDRRVAHILDPRTGTGAPFQGSVAVWHRRALVADILSTALYVMGPESGLAWAETRDLAACFLDRPQVDGERTKLRVRATRAFRQRFSEMRIMESPASAGRSPGSRPSPRHEP from the coding sequence GTGCCGGCGGCTGTCCTTCAACGGCTCCTGGCCACGGCCTTCCTCTGCGGCGCTTCCTCCCTCCCGGCTCTGGCCGTTCCCGACCTGATTCCCGTGCGCCGGCAAGTGGTCGTGATGGGGACGCTCTGTACCCTGAACGTCTTTGCCTCGGACCGCGCTTCCGGAATCGATCGGTGCGAGGGCTACCTCCGTCTGCTGGAGGAGACGAACCGGCAACTCAGCACCTGGGAGACGGAGAGCGAACTCAGCCGCCTGAACCGTCATCCCATCGGCGTTCCCTACCCGGTCACTCCGTCGCTCTGCCGCCTCTACGGCGAGCTGATCCAATGGAATCAATGGACCGATTCCGCCTTCGATCCCGCCATCGGCGCCCTGGCCAATGCCTACCGGAGCCTGTCGACGGACCGGAGCGGTTTTCAAGAGAGGCTGGAGCGGGCCCGGCGATCCTCCGGGATGCGGCACCTGGAGTTCCGCCGAGACGACTGCAGCGTCGTGCGCCGCGCCGGGGTCCTGCTCGACCCGGGAGCGTTCGGCAAGGGTGAGGCTCTGGACCGGGTCCGGCGCCTGGCCGGGAGCCGGGGAGACCCACCCTGGTTGATCGACCTGGGAGGCCAGATCATGACCTGGGGCACCCCTCCCGGCCAGACGGGCTGGCAGGTGGAAATAGCCGATCCGCACCGTCGCAAGGAGGGGGCGCTTTCGGTGCGAGTCATCGGGGGAAGCCTGGCCACAAGCGGCGGGTCGGAACGGGACACCCGTGCGGGAGACCGGCGAGTGGCGCATATTCTGGATCCCAGGACCGGGACCGGCGCACCGTTTCAGGGCTCGGTGGCGGTTTGGCACCGCCGCGCCCTGGTTGCGGACATCCTGTCCACCGCCCTCTACGTCATGGGTCCGGAGTCGGGGCTGGCCTGGGCGGAAACGCGGGATCTGGCGGCCTGCTTTCTGGACCGGCCGCAGGTCGACGGAGAGAGGACGAAACTCCGGGTCCGGGCCACGCGGGCCTTTCGGCAGAGATTCTCCGAGATGAGGATCATGGAATCGCCAGCGTCAGCCGGCCGCTCCCCAGGTTCCCGACCGAGTCCACGACACGAACCGTGA
- a CDS encoding FMN-binding protein, producing MWKTGTEAKRVRYGIRMVCLCSTLVFTASSMGVLSREEALAAAYPSARIRSERVFLTEQQRLRAAELARVSIPSPLIARYVAFKEDRVVGRAYVDTHVVRTKKESLLICLDESGKLQRIEVTAFLEPPEYLASPDWYAQYTSRELSDELSLNRAIRPIVGATLTSLAANQAVRRILAIDQVLRKEPQSGK from the coding sequence GTGTGGAAAACGGGAACGGAAGCCAAGCGGGTCCGGTACGGAATCCGGATGGTATGCCTCTGTTCGACTCTGGTCTTCACCGCCTCCTCGATGGGGGTGCTGAGCCGGGAGGAGGCGCTGGCGGCGGCCTATCCTTCTGCCCGGATCCGGTCAGAACGGGTTTTCCTCACCGAGCAACAGCGCCTTCGGGCAGCGGAACTGGCCAGGGTCAGCATCCCCAGTCCTTTGATCGCTCGGTATGTGGCATTCAAGGAAGACCGGGTCGTCGGCCGGGCGTACGTGGACACTCACGTGGTCCGAACCAAGAAGGAAAGCTTGTTGATCTGCCTTGACGAGTCGGGGAAATTGCAGCGAATCGAGGTGACGGCGTTTCTCGAGCCGCCCGAATACCTGGCATCGCCGGACTGGTACGCCCAGTACACGAGCCGGGAACTCAGCGACGAACTCTCCCTGAACCGGGCCATACGCCCCATCGTCGGAGCGACCCTGACCAGCTTGGCCGCCAACCAGGCCGTCCGCCGGATTTTGGCCATCGACCAGGTTCTGCGAAAGGAACCCCAGTCCGGAAAATAG